In Pseudomonas sp. R76, one genomic interval encodes:
- the serA gene encoding phosphoglycerate dehydrogenase translates to MSKTSLDKSKIKFLLLEGVHPSAVDVLKAAGYSSIEYITSSLPEAQLKEKIADAHFIGIRSRTQLTEEIFDHAKKLVAVGCFCIGTNQVDLNAARERGIAVFNAPYSNTRSVAELVLAEAILLLRGIPEKNASCHRGGWIKSAANSFEIRGKKLGIVGYGSIGTQLSVLAEGLGMQVFFYDTLTKLPLGNATQVSSLTELLGMSDIVTLHVPETAETQWMIGEKEIRAIKKGGILINAARGTVVELDALADAIKDKHLIGAAIDVFPVEPRSNDDIFESPLRGLDNVILTPHIGGSTAEAQANIGLEVSEKLVKYSDNGTSVSSVNFPEVALPAHPGKHRLLHIHQNIPGVMMEINKVFAENGINISGQFLQTNEKVGYVVIDVDAEYSDLAQEKLQHINGTIRSRVLF, encoded by the coding sequence ATGAGCAAGACTTCTCTCGATAAGAGCAAGATCAAGTTCCTTCTTCTGGAAGGCGTCCACCCATCGGCTGTCGACGTACTGAAAGCCGCTGGGTACTCCAGCATTGAGTACATCACCAGTTCTCTGCCGGAAGCCCAGTTAAAGGAAAAGATCGCCGACGCGCACTTTATCGGCATTCGCTCCCGCACTCAGCTGACCGAAGAGATCTTCGACCACGCCAAGAAACTCGTGGCTGTCGGCTGTTTCTGCATCGGCACCAACCAGGTCGACCTCAACGCAGCGCGCGAGCGCGGCATCGCGGTGTTCAACGCACCGTACTCCAACACCCGTTCCGTTGCGGAGCTTGTGTTAGCGGAAGCCATCCTGCTGTTGCGCGGTATCCCTGAGAAGAACGCTTCCTGCCACCGTGGCGGCTGGATCAAAAGCGCGGCCAACTCCTTCGAAATCCGCGGCAAGAAGCTGGGTATCGTCGGTTACGGCTCGATCGGCACGCAGTTGTCCGTCCTGGCCGAAGGCCTGGGCATGCAGGTGTTCTTCTACGACACCCTGACCAAGCTGCCATTGGGCAACGCCACCCAGGTGTCGAGCCTGACCGAACTGCTGGGCATGTCCGACATCGTCACCCTGCACGTGCCGGAAACCGCTGAGACCCAGTGGATGATCGGCGAGAAGGAAATCCGCGCCATCAAGAAAGGCGGCATCCTGATCAACGCGGCACGCGGCACTGTGGTTGAGCTGGACGCCCTGGCCGACGCGATCAAGGACAAGCACCTGATCGGCGCCGCCATCGACGTGTTCCCGGTTGAGCCACGCTCCAACGACGACATCTTCGAAAGCCCGCTGCGTGGCCTGGACAACGTGATCCTGACCCCGCACATCGGCGGTTCCACTGCTGAAGCCCAAGCCAACATCGGCCTGGAAGTGTCGGAGAAGCTGGTCAAGTACAGCGACAACGGTACGTCGGTTTCGTCCGTCAACTTCCCGGAAGTGGCGCTGCCGGCTCACCCTGGCAAGCACCGTTTGCTGCACATCCACCAGAACATTCCTGGCGTGATGATGGAGATCAACAAGGTCTTCGCGGAAAACGGCATCAACATCTCCGGTCAGTTCCTGCAGACCAACGAGAAGGTTGGCTACGTGGTAATCGACGTCGACGCCGAGTACTCGGACCTGGCGCAAGAGAAGCTGCAGCACATCAACGGCACGATTCGTAGCCGCGTGTTGTTCTAA
- a CDS encoding DUF4399 domain-containing protein produces MKALLSRATIASLLLGASMLATAADGIPRSAPPEGAKVFIVSPKDGATVDKTFTVKFGMEGLKLAPATSQDPGTGHHHLLIDQKELPDASVPIPATDTVIHYGKAQTETELTLTPGKHTLQLVAGDKLHMQFNPTVASKVITVNVK; encoded by the coding sequence ATGAAAGCTCTATTGTCCCGTGCAACGATTGCCAGCCTGCTGCTGGGTGCCTCGATGTTGGCCACTGCTGCTGACGGTATTCCGCGCAGCGCGCCACCTGAAGGTGCCAAAGTCTTTATCGTGTCGCCAAAAGACGGCGCCACCGTGGATAAAACCTTCACCGTCAAATTCGGCATGGAAGGCCTCAAACTGGCCCCGGCTACCAGCCAGGACCCAGGCACCGGTCACCATCACCTGCTGATCGACCAGAAAGAGCTGCCTGACGCCAGCGTACCGATCCCGGCCACCGACACCGTGATCCACTACGGCAAGGCCCAGACCGAAACCGAGCTGACCCTCACCCCAGGCAAGCACACGCTGCAACTGGTCGCGGGCGACAAACTGCACATGCAGTTCAACCCGACCGTAGCCTCGAAAGTCATCACGGTTAACGTCAAGTAA
- a CDS encoding transporter substrate-binding domain-containing protein yields the protein MRFSPGLVLLLPLLSPLAHAELIDDVFDRGELRIALEANTPPFNFKDGDKLTGFEVELGEQLAKEMDVRPSFITTDDTDLLPGVETGKYDVAINHIAMTAELRDRFDFSAPYKETPELAIPFQKGNPAFKSSLDKALQHIKADGRLKALTQKWFEGDTPVVKAP from the coding sequence ATGCGCTTTTCGCCTGGCCTTGTACTGTTGTTACCCCTTCTGAGTCCTTTGGCTCACGCCGAATTGATCGATGATGTGTTTGATCGCGGCGAACTGCGCATTGCCCTGGAAGCCAACACGCCGCCGTTCAACTTCAAGGACGGTGACAAGCTCACCGGGTTTGAAGTGGAACTGGGCGAGCAACTGGCGAAGGAAATGGATGTGCGCCCCTCGTTCATCACCACCGATGACACCGATTTGCTGCCAGGCGTTGAAACCGGCAAATACGACGTAGCCATCAACCATATCGCTATGACTGCCGAGCTACGGGATCGTTTCGATTTCAGTGCACCCTATAAGGAAACACCTGAGCTGGCGATTCCATTCCAAAAGGGTAACCCGGCGTTCAAAAGTAGCCTGGACAAGGCGTTGCAGCACATCAAGGCCGATGGCCGACTGAAGGCGTTGACGCAGAAGTGGTTTGAAGGCGACACACCGGTCGTCAAAGCACCCTAG
- a CDS encoding DUF523 domain-containing protein — MEKILISRCLLGHKVRYDGGASGPFDQLAAWQAEGRVVAICPEVSGGLPTPRPSAEIPGGQGIDVWEGRAQVLTADGEDFSAAFLDGARQALALVQRHGIRIAILKANSPSCGNVLTYDGTFSGVKVSGEGVTAALLKRHGVLVFSELELPEAAVALAHLSSLT, encoded by the coding sequence ATGGAAAAGATTCTGATCAGCCGCTGCCTGCTCGGGCACAAAGTGCGCTACGACGGCGGGGCCAGCGGCCCGTTCGACCAACTGGCGGCGTGGCAGGCTGAAGGCCGTGTGGTTGCGATCTGCCCGGAAGTGTCGGGCGGTTTGCCTACGCCGCGGCCCTCCGCCGAGATCCCGGGCGGGCAGGGCATTGATGTGTGGGAAGGCCGCGCCCAGGTGCTGACGGCCGACGGCGAAGATTTCAGTGCCGCCTTTCTCGATGGCGCCCGCCAGGCGTTGGCGTTGGTGCAGCGCCACGGCATCCGCATTGCCATTCTCAAGGCCAATAGCCCGTCCTGCGGCAACGTGCTGACCTATGACGGCACGTTCAGCGGTGTGAAGGTCAGCGGCGAAGGGGTGACGGCGGCGTTGCTCAAGCGCCATGGGGTGTTGGTGTTCAGTGAGCTGGAGTTGCCTGAGGCGGCTGTCGCCTTGGCCCATCTCTCAAGCCTTACCTAA
- a CDS encoding 2OG-Fe(II) oxygenase, translating into MRAMQIPLDHPLLQRIVDDLAEKGWSQQNGFLPQALTLELAAECRKRAAQGELAPAAVGRGPAQEIREGIRGDHIQWLEEGDAAVCETYMGVMDSLRQAMNRGLFLGLEDFESHFAMYPPGAFYLKHVDRFRDDDRRMVSAVVYLNDAWLPEHGGQLRMYLKDGVEYDVVPSGGCLVVFLSGEVPHEVLPATRERLSLTGWFRRRGNEPF; encoded by the coding sequence ATGCGCGCCATGCAAATACCCCTCGATCATCCTCTGCTGCAACGCATTGTCGACGACCTGGCCGAAAAAGGTTGGTCGCAGCAGAACGGCTTCCTGCCCCAGGCTCTGACCCTGGAACTGGCGGCTGAGTGCCGTAAACGTGCGGCGCAGGGGGAATTGGCACCTGCTGCTGTAGGACGCGGCCCGGCCCAGGAGATCCGCGAGGGCATTCGCGGTGACCATATCCAGTGGCTGGAAGAAGGCGATGCGGCCGTCTGCGAGACCTACATGGGCGTGATGGACAGCCTGCGCCAGGCGATGAATCGTGGCTTGTTCCTCGGCCTGGAAGATTTTGAAAGCCACTTTGCGATGTACCCGCCGGGTGCGTTTTACCTCAAGCACGTGGACCGTTTTCGCGACGATGACCGCCGCATGGTCTCGGCGGTGGTGTACCTGAATGACGCGTGGCTGCCCGAACACGGCGGCCAACTGCGCATGTACCTCAAGGACGGCGTCGAATACGATGTGGTGCCCTCGGGCGGTTGCCTGGTGGTGTTCCTGTCGGGTGAAGTGCCCCACGAAGTCCTGCCCGCCACGCGCGAACGACTGTCCTTGACCGGCTGGTTTCGCCGGCGGGGTAACGAGCCGTTTTAA
- a CDS encoding DUF2059 domain-containing protein, whose protein sequence is MRRLFFSMLMFCVLPAWADGHDQLYKVAGWAEQRAHFNDALTAAQQRYRNSLPPAVYQALVDNSNKRFAAQAVDQRAEAQLRKNLADPKPALAFFQSPLGRKIVAAELLATRRDQLAKNAQGLPHIEADATRSLIIGHLAQALPAREAGAEVSLAIAGVAADSLSQMIPGLLGGGQAQGMLNGQRERLMQQIGNDLNNTLLYVYRDLSDPELEEFATFAESPDGRAYYKAALAAIRAGLAVGQSTSSLAP, encoded by the coding sequence ATGCGTCGTTTGTTTTTTTCCATGCTGATGTTCTGCGTTTTGCCCGCTTGGGCAGACGGCCATGACCAGTTGTACAAGGTCGCCGGCTGGGCCGAACAACGTGCGCATTTCAATGACGCCCTCACTGCCGCCCAGCAACGCTACCGCAATAGCCTGCCGCCGGCGGTGTACCAGGCGCTGGTGGACAACAGCAATAAACGCTTCGCCGCCCAGGCCGTGGACCAGCGCGCCGAGGCGCAATTGCGCAAGAACCTCGCGGACCCGAAACCCGCCCTGGCGTTTTTCCAGTCGCCGCTGGGCCGCAAGATTGTCGCCGCCGAGTTGCTGGCCACGCGCCGCGACCAGTTGGCGAAAAACGCCCAAGGCCTGCCACACATCGAGGCCGACGCCACCCGCAGCCTGATCATCGGCCACCTGGCCCAGGCGCTGCCTGCGCGCGAAGCCGGTGCGGAAGTCAGCCTGGCGATTGCCGGCGTGGCCGCCGACAGCTTGAGCCAGATGATTCCCGGCCTGTTGGGCGGCGGTCAGGCGCAGGGCATGTTGAATGGTCAGCGTGAGCGGCTGATGCAGCAGATTGGCAATGACCTGAATAACACGCTGCTGTACGTCTATCGGGATTTGTCTGACCCGGAGCTGGAGGAATTCGCCACGTTTGCGGAGTCGCCGGACGGTCGGGCGTATTACAAGGCGGCGCTGGCAGCGATTCGCGCAGGCCTTGCCGTCGGCCAGAGCACCTCAAGCCTGGCACCGTAA
- a CDS encoding alpha/beta hydrolase produces the protein MPVSFDPDHLRDSLRPLVDAQPLSAEARVYQRFYGLDLAARKVPAVSRLGRFEVDGYHVVAQVWWPPAPVATLFMFHGFYDHMGLYRNVVDWALDQNFVVIACDLPGHGLSSGARASIDDFAVYQHVVQALFAQAKALQLPQPWHLFGQSTGGAVVVDHLLHHGADSPAQGKTFLLSPLVRPRAWGWSQVSYYLLRPFVKGIARRFSENTHDPTFKPFLEADPLQPRQLPTAWVGALAHWIKRIEAAPRSPRRPLIVQGEEDMTVDWQHNLQVLRGKFDQPEVLMIPRGRHHLANEIAEIRQEYFKYLTDHLK, from the coding sequence ATGCCTGTGAGCTTTGACCCCGATCATCTGCGCGACAGCTTGCGGCCACTTGTGGATGCGCAACCGCTCAGCGCCGAGGCGCGGGTCTACCAGCGTTTCTACGGGCTGGACCTGGCCGCGCGCAAAGTACCTGCCGTGAGCCGTCTGGGGCGCTTTGAGGTGGATGGCTACCACGTGGTCGCCCAGGTGTGGTGGCCGCCTGCGCCTGTGGCGACGCTGTTCATGTTCCACGGCTTCTACGACCACATGGGCCTGTACCGTAACGTGGTGGACTGGGCACTGGACCAGAACTTCGTGGTGATTGCCTGCGATTTGCCCGGCCATGGCCTGTCCAGCGGCGCACGCGCGAGCATCGACGATTTTGCGGTGTATCAGCACGTGGTGCAGGCGCTGTTTGCGCAGGCCAAGGCGCTGCAGTTGCCGCAGCCCTGGCACCTGTTCGGGCAAAGCACCGGTGGCGCGGTGGTGGTCGACCATTTGCTCCATCACGGCGCCGACAGCCCGGCACAGGGCAAGACCTTCCTGTTGTCACCTTTGGTGCGCCCGCGTGCGTGGGGTTGGTCGCAGGTCAGCTATTACTTGCTGCGGCCGTTCGTCAAAGGCATCGCGCGACGTTTCAGCGAAAACACCCATGACCCCACGTTCAAGCCGTTCCTGGAAGCCGACCCGTTGCAGCCGCGCCAACTGCCCACGGCCTGGGTGGGGGCGTTGGCGCACTGGATCAAGCGCATCGAAGCCGCACCGCGCAGCCCGCGGCGGCCGCTGATTGTGCAGGGTGAGGAAGACATGACGGTGGACTGGCAGCACAACTTGCAGGTGCTGCGGGGCAAGTTTGATCAGCCCGAGGTGTTGATGATCCCGCGTGGCAGGCATCATTTGGCGAATGAGATTGCGGAGATTCGCCAGGAGTATTTCAAGTACCTCACCGACCATCTGAAGTAA